The following is a genomic window from Clostridium fungisolvens.
TCAGCAGATAGACAAAGAGAAACTGCTCATAGATATATTTTGGGATTATATAAAATTATGGATAAGTTAACTGATGAGTTTGAAGATGTTCTTTTTGAGGGTTGCTCAGGTGGTGGTGGTCGTTTTGATCCAGGTATACTTTATTATATGCCTCAAATATGGACTAGTGATGATTCAGATGCAGTAGAACGATTAAAAATCCAATATGGAACTAGTATTTTATATCCTGCTAGTACTATGGGTGCTCATGTTTCAGCTGTTCCGAACCACCAAGTCGGAAGAAATACGCCTCTTAAGATGAGAGGAGATGTAGCTATGTCAGGTAATTTTGGATATGAGTTAGATCTTACTAAATTCACAGAGAAGGAAAAGAAAGAAGTTAAAGAACAAGTAATGCAGTATAAAGAATTAAGAGCTTTGATTCAATTCGGTGATATGTTCAGATTGGTAAGTCCATTTGAAGGTAAGGGAAATGAAACTGCTTGGATGTATGTGTCGGAGGATAAGAATGAAGCAATGGTTGCCTATTTTAGAATCCTTGCCGAGGCTGATGCGCCTGTAAGAAAACTTAGACTTATTGGATTAGATCCAGATAAAGATTATCTTGTAAGTGAATGTGAAGGGATTTTTGGAGGAGATGAGTTAATGTATTCAGGCATTACAATACCATTTTTATTTGGAGATTATCAAAGTGTTGTTTGGAAGATTAAATCAAAGTAAAACTTAAATTAGAGACTATGGGGATTATAGTGATTTGTAACATATAGAGCGTTTGAAGCCTTGTTATATAAAAGTAAAAGTTACAGATTTTCTTTAAATGTATCAGAAAAAACTTGAAAAATAATTAAATAATGAGATAATTAAGTGCAAACAACTTGAATTTTTTAGATGTTTGCACTTAATTATTATAAAGAACTTAGTTTTAATCTCGATAATAAGAGTACTATAAATAGGCTTTATGCTTGAAGAAAATATATATTTAATCACCCAAATCTAATTTACTGATTGACTTAAATACTTATTTCCTTAAAAGTTTAGGCTTCATCTATAAGTGTACAACTTCGATTATAGATTTATTAAGAAAGCTGTTACGATTTCAAGAAGATGGTTTTGAAAATGTAAATTCAAGTAGGAAGTGGTTGAGCTATAGAAGCTATAAGACTATAAAGTATCATAAAGATTGGAAGTGATTTTGATATATGGATAAGGATATAACGATAGATTTTATTGAGAATAATTTAAATATATTTCAGAAGCTATATGATGTTATAAGGGTGGTAGATCCAATTACAAAGAGGGTGCTGTTATATAATGGGAATACATTAATTGAAAAAGGTAGTTCCTGTTTTAATAAAATTGGTAAAGAAGCTATTTGCGAAAACTGTATATCTATTAGAGCATTAAAGGATAAAAAAACCTATATGAAGATTGAAAGTGTGGATAATAAATCTTATCTGATTACAGTGTTACCAATTGAAGTCGACAACAAAACATTAATAGTAGAGCTTATTAAGGATGCTACAGACAGCCTCTTTTATGGTCATAGTTTAGATGGTAAAGGCTGTAAGGTTAGCAATATAATAAATGATCTGAAGCTTATGACTATAAGGGATTCATTAACTGACATAGGAAATAGAAGATTTATTGATGAAACATTACCAATAGACATGAAAGTATGTTTTAAGAAGGACGAACCTATTTCAATAATAATGGTTGATGTGGACTACTTTAAGAGTATTAATGATAGATTTGGACATACCACTGGAGATTTTGTCTTGAAGGAATTAGCTGGATGCTTAAAACAATGCATAAGAAATAAGAAAGATTGGATCGGAAGATACGGAGGAGAAGAATTTTTAGTGTGTATACCAGGGGCTGACGAAAAAGCTGCATTGGTTATAGCTGAAAGAATGCATGAGCGTATAGCAAAAAAGAAGTTTATTTATAATAATGAAGATATAAAAATAACTGCTTCCTTTGGAATATGCTCAACTTCAAATAAGGAAATAACAGTGGAAGAATTTTTAAATTTAGCTGATAAAAAGTTATATGAAGCTAAAAACGCTGGAAGAAATAGAATTGTATTTTAATATATAGGAGAGAGATCTTTATTTGATGATTTCTCTCCTATTATTCGTTACATTTGTTTTACCATTTCATGTATATTATGTACCATATATGGTGCGTCCATTTTATCGCAAACCATTTCTATGAAGCATAGTTTTTCTTTGCATTGAATTTCCGCTTGTTTAATCGCCTCATCTAGATCTCTATTTGTATAAACTTTTGTGGTATAAGAATTTCCTCCATAAGATTCAACGAGCTTTGTGTAGTCCCAATTTGGTATATCATTATAATGAGTCTTATTAGGTTTATTGAGATAAGCTTCTATAGTATAAAAGTTATTATTAATTAGGAAAATTATCGGTTTGCAGTTATTGTGTAACATAGAACTTATCTCTTGTGTAGTCAATTGATGAGATCCATCTCCTGTAAATAAAATCACACGCTTATCTTTAGCCGCAACAGATGCTCCGAAGGCAGCAGGAGTTGCGTATCCAATACTTCCCCAACCACTTTGATTTATATATATTACTCCTTTTGGTAGTCTTAACTGAGATATTCCATATGCAAATGTTCCTGTTTCAGCAATCAGAATATCATCCTCTTTGATAAATTCTTGTATTCTAGGATAATAAAAGTTAGATGAAATCTTATTCTCTAAGCTTGCGACGCTACTGGTATAAGGAAAATGTACATTAGGCTTTGGTGTTGATTTCTTTTTTGCAATCTTCAAAAGTTCATTTAGTGAGTCGGTTATTAGGATATTTTCATATACAGACATTCCCACTTTAACATATGTAGGTTGAATTTCTATTATATTTAGTGGATTTAAATTGGCGCTAAAGGAACCGGTATTGTAGTCAGACCAAATGGCACCTATAGTAATGAGACAGTCAGAACTTTCTACTATCTTTTGAACTTCATTGCTTCCCCAATTTCCTGCATATAAACCTATATAATTAGGGTGGCTTTCATTAAAAGAGCTTTTACCCATCATCATTGTAGCCACAGGTATATCCATTTTATCAACTAGTTGTTCTACCTTGCTCTGTAGACCATATCTTAATACTAAGATATCGGGAATTATAATAGGATTTTTGCACTTTGTAAGCATTAAGTTTATATGATCAATAGCTGATTTTAGAGATTTTTCTTCGGTTGATTTTTCAGCTGTAACAAATTCTCTTGTAGTAACTTTCTGTTCTGCTACGTCTATAGCAATAAGTAGATATACAGGTCTTTTTGTATCTTTTGCAATACTAATAGCTTTAGGTATTTCTATTTCGGCATTTTCTCTTGTAATAACTGCAGTATATGCAGTTATGTTTTCATAAATTTTTATAAATGCATCGTAATAGCCATCGAGTAGAGTATGATGCATTTTTTTATGCTCTAGTTGAACCGTTGTTTTAGGAGCACCTACTATATGAATAACTGGCACGTTTTCACTGTAAGAACCTGCAATTGCATTACATGCACTTAGCTCACCTACACCAAAGGTTGTAATAATAGCGCCCATTCCTTTTACTCTTGCATAACCATCAGCAGCATAGCCTGAATTTAATTCATTACAGCAATTTATGAAATTAATATTTTTATAGTGTTCTAATGTATCCAGCAGTGAAAAGTTATAATCTCCAGGTACTCCAAAGATTTCAGTTATTCCTTCTTTATATAAACAATCATATAAATATTCACTTACAGTTGGTTCATTTGTAGAAAAAGTTTTTTGTTGTTGAAGCATAAATACATACCTCCTAGATTAGATAAATTACGTTTTAAAACCTTGTTTAATAATATTTTTAAACATAAATATTAATTAATATTTTAACCAAGGTTATAAACCTTATGCCAAGGTTATTGACAAGAAAGGCAAAGCTACTTTATGTATAACATACTAAGTTTGGAAACCTAAAAAAGAAAAAAATGCATTAGTTGTAGATTTACTTTTATTGTTTCCTATAGTTAGGCTAAACAATAGTTTTAAAAATATGACAAATATGTTATAATTACTCCGGTAAAAATTAGTGAAATATCTAAATAAAATAGTTAAAAGAAAAAGCAAATTTAAGGCGGGTTATTTATTGTGAAGTATTTAGATTATTAGAATTAGTTACTAAATAAAAGGAAGTGAATGAATGAAGTTTATGAAGAAAAATTTATTAAAGAGTATATTTTTAATCCTAGTTTGTATTATTGGACTCTTAGCAATTTATGTTTTAACTACTCATAATGCAATTGGATTACTTAATAATAAAATGCTAGCATTGAGAAATGATAATGGTTCAATATTTATGAAATATTTTCTCTTGTGTACAAGTGCTTTTTTCTGTATCACAATTTTTTGTTATTATATTTTTATTCAGAAAAATATTAGATTAAAAATAAAGAATGAAAAGAAAGCGGTTATAGTATTAATTGTTCTTGGATTGATAGTGAGAATTATATTGGCTCTGCTAGTACATGGATATCCAGATGATATTATTTGTTTTAAGGTTTGGGCAACCTCGGTAGCTAAAAACTTGCCAGGGTTTTATATTAGTCCACAAGCTGCTGACTATCCACCACTATATTTATATCTGTTATTTATAATAGGAAAGTTAGGAAGTCTTGGCATAACAGGTAGATATTTTGTATTACTACTTAAATTACCTGCAATTATTGCTGATATGATCACCGCATATATTATATATAGATTAGCAAGAAGAAGAATTTCCGTGGAAATAAGCATGTTACTGGTGGTATTTTTTGTGTTTAATCCAGCAATACTCACCAATTCATCGTTGTGGGGGCAAGTTGATTCTTTATTTGCATTATTTATTGTTGCTGGAATGTATTTTATGATTGAAGAAAAATTAGAATTAGCTTCTGTAATGCTTGCTTTTTCAGTACTTATGAAACCGCAAGGGATTATATTTTTACCAGTGTTGTTTTTTGAACTTGTAAGAAGAAAGAAGCTCAAAAACTTTTTCAAATCAGCAGGAATAGCTTTAGTGGTTGCATTATTGGTTGTTATGCCGTTTAATGCAAATAGAAATATATTGTGGATAGTAGAACTTTATAAAAAGACAGTGGCAGAGTATCCATATGCAACAATGAATGCTTACAATCTTTTTTATTTATTTAAAGCAAATTATGTAGATAACTCTTTAAGTTTCTTATTTTTAAATTATCACACTTGGGGAATGATTTTTATTGTATTAACCACTTTGTTTTCTTGGTACATTTATGTAAAAGGTAATAATGCTAAGTTTGGTTTCTTATGTGCTTTGATTCAGATTTCTGGAGTATATACATTGTCAGTAGGGATGCATGACAGATATCTGTTTCCAGCGGTAATTTTAGCAATTTTATCTTACATATATTTAAAGGATAGAAGGCTACTGGTTTTAGCTATTGGGTTTAGTTTTACAGTGTATTTAAATACACATGTGGTTCTATTTAAATCTTTAGGTGGAAATATAAATCCTCTTACAGATTACCGCATAGGTATGGTAGTATCATTTATAAATGTGCTTTTACTTATATACTTGATTATAGTTTCCATAAGTAATTTAATAAGTGATAAAGCAAGTTAATAAAATATTTATTGGAGTGGCACATCCAAATCTGCATAAAAGTAGAAAGTACATGCAATGTATTTTCTGCTTTTTCAAATTTAAACAATGTATACAGCATATTTAGCAAACATAATAGCGTATATTTAAACAAAATAGAAATATTTATAGCAAAATACACGCTGTTGTAATGGAGGTTAATATGTATACATTTTCTGAACTTATTTCAAAGGGAATTGAAATCTTTTTTATCAATTTAGTTCTTTCTGGTGATAATGTAGGGGTAATAGCACTTGCAATAAAAGATTTACCACCAAAGAAGGCCAAGCTTGCCAATATTATGGGAGTATGGGTAGCGCTTTTTCTTAGAATATTTTTTGTTGGAATTATTGGCTTTTTATATACTTTAGAGTGGCTTCATATCAATATAATAGGAGCGATATTGCTTTTATATATTACTTATAATATGATTCAAGACCAAGGTAAAAGTGGTTACGGAAAGAAGGGACAAACAGGTGGCTTTTTTAAAGCACTTATATCTATAACTGTGGCAGATATAAGTATGAGCCTGGATAATGTACTAGCCATAGTTTCTATTGCAATGACTGATACTGAAAGGATAACAGGTCAACAGATGGGACTAGTGATATTTGGTTTAATGATATGTATGCCTATTATATTTTGGGGAAGTGAATTTATAGCGGAGATGATGGTAAGGTTTCCTGTAATTATATATATGTGTGCAGCCTTACTAGTTTATACTGCAGTGAAAATGATTTTTGACGATAAATTAGTGTCAAGTGTCATAAATAGTATAAATCCAGCGCTTGGTTTAATTTTTTCAATTTTATGTGCATTAGCAGTATTGGTTTATGGTATCGAAAATCTCTAGGAAAGAATATGATAAGAATTACATAAATTGAAGATAGGATGGATGAATGTGGGAGAACTAAGGAGTATATTGAAACTTATAAATTTTTCTGAAAAACTAAAGTATGAATTAAGGCATAGCTATTTATCTAATGGAAGGCAGGAGAGTGTTGCTGAGCACAGTTGGAGGCTTTCTCTCATGGCTATAATGATAGAGAAATATCTTACTAAGCCTATAGATATAGAAAAACTTTTAAAGATGACCATAATACATGACCTTGTAGAAGCAGAAGTTGGAGATGTTCCTACTTTTGATACTATGAACAATGAGCTAAAAAAGAATATGAAACATAAAAGTGAAATCATGGCCATTGAAAAAATAAGAGATATGCTTGGTAATA
Proteins encoded in this region:
- a CDS encoding GGDEF domain-containing protein, whose translation is MDKDITIDFIENNLNIFQKLYDVIRVVDPITKRVLLYNGNTLIEKGSSCFNKIGKEAICENCISIRALKDKKTYMKIESVDNKSYLITVLPIEVDNKTLIVELIKDATDSLFYGHSLDGKGCKVSNIINDLKLMTIRDSLTDIGNRRFIDETLPIDMKVCFKKDEPISIIMVDVDYFKSINDRFGHTTGDFVLKELAGCLKQCIRNKKDWIGRYGGEEFLVCIPGADEKAALVIAERMHERIAKKKFIYNNEDIKITASFGICSTSNKEITVEEFLNLADKKLYEAKNAGRNRIVF
- a CDS encoding alpha-keto acid decarboxylase family protein is translated as MLQQQKTFSTNEPTVSEYLYDCLYKEGITEIFGVPGDYNFSLLDTLEHYKNINFINCCNELNSGYAADGYARVKGMGAIITTFGVGELSACNAIAGSYSENVPVIHIVGAPKTTVQLEHKKMHHTLLDGYYDAFIKIYENITAYTAVITRENAEIEIPKAISIAKDTKRPVYLLIAIDVAEQKVTTREFVTAEKSTEEKSLKSAIDHINLMLTKCKNPIIIPDILVLRYGLQSKVEQLVDKMDIPVATMMMGKSSFNESHPNYIGLYAGNWGSNEVQKIVESSDCLITIGAIWSDYNTGSFSANLNPLNIIEIQPTYVKVGMSVYENILITDSLNELLKIAKKKSTPKPNVHFPYTSSVASLENKISSNFYYPRIQEFIKEDDILIAETGTFAYGISQLRLPKGVIYINQSGWGSIGYATPAAFGASVAAKDKRVILFTGDGSHQLTTQEISSMLHNNCKPIIFLINNNFYTIEAYLNKPNKTHYNDIPNWDYTKLVESYGGNSYTTKVYTNRDLDEAIKQAEIQCKEKLCFIEMVCDKMDAPYMVHNIHEMVKQM
- a CDS encoding glycosyltransferase 87 family protein; its protein translation is MKFMKKNLLKSIFLILVCIIGLLAIYVLTTHNAIGLLNNKMLALRNDNGSIFMKYFLLCTSAFFCITIFCYYIFIQKNIRLKIKNEKKAVIVLIVLGLIVRIILALLVHGYPDDIICFKVWATSVAKNLPGFYISPQAADYPPLYLYLLFIIGKLGSLGITGRYFVLLLKLPAIIADMITAYIIYRLARRRISVEISMLLVVFFVFNPAILTNSSLWGQVDSLFALFIVAGMYFMIEEKLELASVMLAFSVLMKPQGIIFLPVLFFELVRRKKLKNFFKSAGIALVVALLVVMPFNANRNILWIVELYKKTVAEYPYATMNAYNLFYLFKANYVDNSLSFLFLNYHTWGMIFIVLTTLFSWYIYVKGNNAKFGFLCALIQISGVYTLSVGMHDRYLFPAVILAILSYIYLKDRRLLVLAIGFSFTVYLNTHVVLFKSLGGNINPLTDYRIGMVVSFINVLLLIYLIIVSISNLISDKAS
- a CDS encoding YjbE family putative metal transport protein (Members of this highly hydrophobic protein family,regularly are found preceded by the yybP-ykoY manganese riboswitch (see RF00080). A metal cation transport function is proposed.), giving the protein MYTFSELISKGIEIFFINLVLSGDNVGVIALAIKDLPPKKAKLANIMGVWVALFLRIFFVGIIGFLYTLEWLHINIIGAILLLYITYNMIQDQGKSGYGKKGQTGGFFKALISITVADISMSLDNVLAIVSIAMTDTERITGQQMGLVIFGLMICMPIIFWGSEFIAEMMVRFPVIIYMCAALLVYTAVKMIFDDKLVSSVINSINPALGLIFSILCALAVLVYGIENL
- a CDS encoding HD domain-containing protein, with amino-acid sequence MGELRSILKLINFSEKLKYELRHSYLSNGRQESVAEHSWRLSLMAIMIEKYLTKPIDIEKLLKMTIIHDLVEAEVGDVPTFDTMNNELKKNMKHKSEIMAIEKIRDMLGNTLGNDIYDLWMEFEEKETYEAKVANGLDKLEAQIQHNEADLSTWIDIEFKMCYMLDKHVEFEPALMELKKLVLEQAEQKLMKADIDLNSLRS